The Eggerthella guodeyinii sequence CTCCGCGTGCTGTTCGTCGGTCATGGTCGCGTCCTCTCTACATCGCAGGTCAAGCAAAGGGGGTTCCGCCGGCCGGCAGGCCGGCGGACCATGGCTATTCCATGTTCAAATCGATGGCGTCCATGTCCAGGCGCGGGAACAGGGGGTCGCCGATCTCCACCGGGTTGCCGGCGGGCAGCTGGCCCCAGGCCGTGGCCGCCTCGACGTCCGTGACGGCCGCCACGTCGCCCAGCGACAGGCGACGGAACACCTCGGCCGACGTGTTCGGCATGAGCGGCGCCATGTACAGCGCGATGATGCGGATGGCCTCGAGCGCGTTGTAGATGACCTCGGCCAGCTCGGCCGCGGTCTCCTCGCTCTTCGCGAGGTTCCACGGCGCGCTCTCCTCCACGTACAGGTTCACGCGGCCGGCCAGCTTCTGCACCGCGGCGGCGGCACGGGTGAAGTCTGCGGCGCCCAGGGCGGCGTCGTATTCGGCGTACAGCTCGTCGGAGATCGCGCGCAGCGGGTTCTCCTTCGCCAGCACCTCGGCGGGCACCTCCGGCACAGCCGAGTCGAAGTACTTCTTCGTCATGTTGAACACGCGGCTGCACAGGTTGCCCCAGGTGTTCGCCAGATCGGCGTTGTACACCTGCACCATGCGCTCCATGGAGATGGAGCCGTCGGAGCCGAACTGCACGTCGCTCATGAAGTAGTAGCGGTACGCGTCCACGCCGAACACCTTGCACAGGTCGGCCGGCTTGAGGGCGTTGCCCTTCGACTTCGACATCTTCTCGCCCTTGGTGAGCAGGAAGCCGTGGCCGAACACCGTGTGGGTGATGGGCAGCCCGGCCGCCATGAGCATGGCCGGCCAGATGACGCAGTGGAAGCGCGTGATGTCCTTGCCCACGAAGTGGTACTGCATGGGCCAGCGGCGGTCGAACTCGCCAGCGCGCGCGCCCTCGTCGCCGTAGCCGATGCCGGTGAGGTACGCCAGCAACGCGTCGGCCCACACGTAGGCCACGTGGCCCTCGTCGAACGGCAGCGGCACGCCCCAGTCGAACGTGGAACGGCTGATGGAAAGGTCCTTCAGGCCGCTCTTCACGAACGACACGATCTCGTTCTTGCGCGTCTCGGGACGGATGAAGTCGGGGTTCTCCTCGTAGAACTCCAGCAACTTGTCGCCGAACTCGGACAGCTTGAAGAACCAGTTCTCCTCGCCGCCCGCCTTCTGCACGGGGCGCTTGCAGTCGGGGCACACGAGCTGCCCCTCGTCGTTCTTCTCGAGGTCGCTCTCGGCGTAGTACGTCTCCTCGTGCACGCAGTACCAGCCCTCGTAGCTGCCCTTGTAGCACCAGCCCTTGTCGTAGAGCTCCTGCCAGAACTTCTGCACCGTAACGGCGTGGCGCGGCTCGGTGGTGCGCACGAAGTCGGTGTACGTGATGCCCAGCATGTCCCACGCGTCGCGGAACGCGGGCTCCATGGAATCGCACCAGTCCTGCGGGGTCATGCCCTTGGCGGCGGCCGTGTCGGCCACCTTCTGGCCATGCTCGTCCATGCCCGTGACGAACGCGACGTCGTAGCCGTTCATGCGCTGGTAGCGCGCCACGGTGTCGGCCGCGATGGTGGTGTACGCCGTGCCGAGGTGCGGGGCCGCGTTGACGTAGTAGATGGGGGTGGTGAACGAGTAGGTTCCCTTTGACATGGTGTTTCCTCACATCTCGGGGCCGCGCGGCGCATGATGCCTCGTCGGCCGGTTTTCGGGCGTTGCCGCTCATGATGCGGCGTGCCGGGACAAAACCCACCAGCCGACGTTCGGCATCGGTTGGTGGCAACTGGCTATTCTAGCACGAGCCGCCCTTCTCCCAAGCGTCCGCGCAGATCGCGCGCGAATGTTTCACGCGGGGGCACCCATTCCTTACCGCACAGCGTTCCGAACCTTAAGAAATGCTTACAGCACGCTTAAGTTTCACTTGCGTTGTGTGAGGATCGGTCACCAAGGCGGCACGGCACCGTATACTGGCTGCAACGAAGGTTACCCGACCGCCGGCGTCCGACGGCACCCGAAGGCGAAGGAGGAGACGATGCAGACGAACCCCGTGCGACGCTTCGCATCGGTGCTCGGCTCCCTGCTTGGATGCTTCCTCCTCATCGCCCTGTTCATGGTGCAGCTGCGCTACCTGGGCTACGAGTCGGGCCTCGTCCCCGTCGCGCATGCCGACGCGAGCGCCGAGGTCGCGTACGTCTCGCCGACGCCGCGCAGCACCGTCACCGCCGAATACTGCAGCGAGGTGGTGGCCGCCCTCGACCCGGCCAACCCGTCCGGGCGCACGTCCACGCAGATGACGTTCGACGACTCCTGGTTCTTCCGCGACGCCCGCACCTACCAGCACGACCTGGCCACGGCCTGCTCGGTGCTGGCGGCGGTGTGCAATTCCGAATCGCAGTACTACGACGGCGTGGCCGGATCGGTGCCCTACGCCGAGCGGACGCTGGGTGCGCTGGGGTTCCACGACGTGCGCACCGAGTCGTACGCGATGCGCAGCAGCATCCTCGATGAGGTGAGCTCGCTGCTGATGGGGTCGAGCGACGTGGCCGCGTACACGCTGGCCAGCAAGACCATCGCCGCAGAGCAGGACGGGCAGCCCGTCACGCTGCTGTTCGTGGGCATCCGCGGCACGTACGGCACGGAGTGGCTCAGCAACTTCAACTTCTTCGGCCAAAGCGCGGGCGAAGCAGACCATCGCGGGTTCAAGGCCGCCGAGGAAGAGGTTGAGGAAGCGGTGCGCTCCTACGCGCACGAGCTGGGCCTCGACCCGGCCCACACGCGCATCCTCATCACGGGGCACAGCCGCGGCGGGGCCATCGCGAACCTGCTGGCCGCCGACCTCGACGCGCCCGAAGACGACGTCTCGGCGCTGGCGCCCTCGTCGGGCATCTACGCCTACACGTTCGCCGCCCCGTGCGCCACGCGCGCGGCCGACCGGCACGACGAGGCGTTCGGCAACATCTTCAACGTGGTGAACGAGGCGGACATCGTCACGCAGCTGCCGCTTTCCTCCTGGGGATTCGGGCGCTACGGCTCCAAGATCACCCTGCCGAGCACCGCGAGCGACGATTTCGACGACTCGTACGCCGTCGTGCAGACCGCCTACGAGCGCAACACCGGCTACGCGCTGGGATGCGACGAGGACGCGCTGAGCGCGCTGAGCGCGTTCGGCTCCACGGCGTCCAACCACGTG is a genomic window containing:
- a CDS encoding lipase family protein, producing the protein MQTNPVRRFASVLGSLLGCFLLIALFMVQLRYLGYESGLVPVAHADASAEVAYVSPTPRSTVTAEYCSEVVAALDPANPSGRTSTQMTFDDSWFFRDARTYQHDLATACSVLAAVCNSESQYYDGVAGSVPYAERTLGALGFHDVRTESYAMRSSILDEVSSLLMGSSDVAAYTLASKTIAAEQDGQPVTLLFVGIRGTYGTEWLSNFNFFGQSAGEADHRGFKAAEEEVEEAVRSYAHELGLDPAHTRILITGHSRGGAIANLLAADLDAPEDDVSALAPSSGIYAYTFAAPCATRAADRHDEAFGNIFNVVNEADIVTQLPLSSWGFGRYGSKITLPSTASDDFDDSYAVVQTAYERNTGYALGCDEDALSALSAFGSTASNHVPTLDVLASPLGIMGAVRSFIGLDLSAVLTAHYPDTYIAWMQAGSAHAEAA
- the metG gene encoding methionine--tRNA ligase, whose amino-acid sequence is MSKGTYSFTTPIYYVNAAPHLGTAYTTIAADTVARYQRMNGYDVAFVTGMDEHGQKVADTAAAKGMTPQDWCDSMEPAFRDAWDMLGITYTDFVRTTEPRHAVTVQKFWQELYDKGWCYKGSYEGWYCVHEETYYAESDLEKNDEGQLVCPDCKRPVQKAGGEENWFFKLSEFGDKLLEFYEENPDFIRPETRKNEIVSFVKSGLKDLSISRSTFDWGVPLPFDEGHVAYVWADALLAYLTGIGYGDEGARAGEFDRRWPMQYHFVGKDITRFHCVIWPAMLMAAGLPITHTVFGHGFLLTKGEKMSKSKGNALKPADLCKVFGVDAYRYYFMSDVQFGSDGSISMERMVQVYNADLANTWGNLCSRVFNMTKKYFDSAVPEVPAEVLAKENPLRAISDELYAEYDAALGAADFTRAAAAVQKLAGRVNLYVEESAPWNLAKSEETAAELAEVIYNALEAIRIIALYMAPLMPNTSAEVFRRLSLGDVAAVTDVEAATAWGQLPAGNPVEIGDPLFPRLDMDAIDLNME